In a single window of the Nocardiopsis composta genome:
- a CDS encoding PspC domain-containing protein → MRTVDEEPEAEEGTLRRDRDAGVLTGVCTGLGRYTGTDPVVWRVAFALTGLVGGAGVLLYVGAWLTMRDADGGPAMFEQLLNRSIPPRAVPALLAAALAALTALSLVGGFGWGTLVLAAPLILGLLAAHNRGVNLQRLFRDLPSRLKAHRPPPAPPAPEPKPAYYNPAQPWAQPPAGPIDLAVVAGRSGGAERAGGPAEEDGEEEEDGDGGEEQGGDGGQAGGCGVPHQRAGRRVRRRDRGVRLLAFAFWAAVAAAGVAMIATGRYSADTLFGPETGPVYLGSVAVIIGAALLVGAWVGDPRGLVAAGVLAVALTAASAATDLTELRFGRAEWHPRTAADLAEEEYRLTIGSAYLDLTGLKLDPGERVDVDADVRFGALDVFVPPQARVVVNGSAAFGEIRVDGWMRSGTRLKVANTFEPEGAAGGGEKGEDAGPPTLVVNLTSYAGDLEVHREAP, encoded by the coding sequence GTGAGGACCGTGGACGAGGAGCCGGAGGCCGAGGAGGGCACGCTGCGCCGCGACCGCGACGCGGGGGTGCTCACCGGTGTCTGCACCGGGCTGGGCCGCTACACCGGTACCGATCCGGTGGTGTGGCGGGTGGCCTTCGCGCTGACCGGGCTGGTCGGCGGCGCGGGGGTGCTGCTCTATGTCGGCGCCTGGCTGACCATGCGGGACGCCGACGGCGGGCCGGCCATGTTCGAGCAGCTGCTGAACCGGAGCATCCCGCCGCGGGCGGTGCCGGCGCTGCTGGCCGCGGCGCTGGCGGCGCTGACCGCGCTGAGCCTGGTCGGCGGGTTCGGCTGGGGGACGCTGGTGCTGGCCGCGCCGCTGATCCTGGGCCTGCTGGCGGCGCACAACCGCGGGGTGAACCTGCAGCGCCTCTTCCGCGACCTGCCGTCCCGGCTCAAGGCGCACCGGCCGCCGCCGGCCCCGCCGGCTCCGGAGCCGAAGCCGGCCTACTACAACCCGGCCCAGCCGTGGGCGCAGCCGCCGGCGGGTCCGATCGACCTGGCGGTGGTGGCCGGGCGGAGCGGCGGCGCGGAGCGGGCCGGCGGTCCGGCGGAGGAGGACGGGGAGGAAGAGGAAGACGGGGACGGTGGCGAGGAGCAGGGCGGGGACGGCGGGCAGGCCGGCGGGTGCGGGGTGCCGCACCAGCGGGCCGGGCGGCGGGTCCGGCGGCGCGACCGGGGCGTGCGGCTGCTCGCCTTCGCATTCTGGGCGGCGGTCGCGGCGGCCGGCGTCGCGATGATCGCCACCGGCCGCTACTCCGCGGACACGCTGTTCGGTCCGGAGACCGGGCCGGTCTACCTGGGGAGCGTCGCGGTGATCATCGGTGCGGCCCTGCTCGTGGGGGCCTGGGTGGGCGACCCGCGCGGCCTGGTGGCCGCGGGCGTGCTGGCGGTGGCGCTGACCGCCGCCTCCGCCGCCACCGACCTGACCGAGCTGCGGTTCGGCAGGGCCGAATGGCATCCGCGGACCGCCGCGGACCTGGCCGAGGAGGAGTACCGGTTGACCATAGGCAGCGCCTACCTGGACCTGACCGGGCTGAAGCTGGATCCCGGGGAGCGGGTGGACGTGGACGCCGATGTGCGCTTCGGGGCGCTGGACGTGTTCGTCCCGCCCCAGGCCCGGGTGGTGGTGAACGGCAGCGCGGCGTTCGGCGAGATCCGGGTGGACGGGTGGATGCGCTCGGGGACGCGGTTGAAGGTGGCCAACACCTTCGAGCCGGAGGGCGCCGCGGGCGGCGGGGAGAAGGGGGAGGACGCCGGGCCGCCCACCCTGGTCGTCAACCTCACCTCCTACGCGGGCGATCTGGAGGTGCACCGTGAAGCGCCGTAA
- a CDS encoding (2Fe-2S)-binding protein: protein MPDIRVTVDGVRYHDQVEARRLLVHYLREDIGKTGTPIGCDTSSCGACTVLVDGLSVKSCSVLAAQADGSEIRTVEGLARDGRWHPLQRAFHRRHALQCGYCTPGMLMASIDLLRDNPDPSEAEVREGLEGNLCRCTGYANIVAAVLDAAAEMRGEAGVPRQTAREEAPTAAGAMRGGTS from the coding sequence ATGCCCGACATCCGCGTAACCGTCGACGGCGTGCGCTACCACGACCAGGTCGAGGCGCGCCGCCTTCTCGTCCACTACCTGCGTGAGGACATCGGCAAGACCGGCACCCCGATCGGCTGCGACACCAGCAGCTGCGGTGCGTGCACCGTCCTCGTGGACGGGCTGTCCGTGAAGAGCTGCTCGGTCCTGGCCGCCCAGGCCGACGGCAGCGAGATCCGCACCGTCGAGGGCCTGGCCCGCGACGGGCGGTGGCACCCGCTGCAGCGGGCGTTCCACCGCAGGCACGCCCTGCAGTGCGGCTACTGCACGCCGGGCATGCTGATGGCCTCCATCGACCTGCTCCGCGACAACCCCGACCCGAGCGAGGCCGAGGTCCGCGAGGGCCTGGAGGGCAACCTGTGCCGGTGCACCGGCTACGCCAACATCGTCGCGGCCGTGCTGGACGCCGCGGCGGAGATGCGCGGCGAGGCCGGGGTGCCCCGGCAGACCGCCCGCGAGGAGGCGCCGACAGCGGCCGGCGCGATGCGGGGAGGTACGTCATGA
- a CDS encoding xanthine dehydrogenase family protein molybdopterin-binding subunit: MTSAPEAPARQTGLALPRKEDAHLLTGRTEWTDNIVHSGTMQVMFLRSPMAHARITGIDASRAAEMPGVAAVLTGADFAGEQGSLPCAWPVTDDIVLPEHPPMAVDEVRYVGEAVACVVARDAASAADALEEIDVDYQPLPPVLDMERAIAPGADLVHADKGTNTCYVWPLASGDVDAAFSGADVVVTRRYRQQRLIPAAMEPRAVVCRPENGGYTMWSATQIPHVLRLMLAMTTGIPEQDIRVVAPDVGGGFGSKLQVTAEEVLLLLLARRLGAPVKWTETRSEGFQTTHHGRDQIQDVSIAADADGRIRGLRVQLLADMGAYLMLVTPGVPILGAFMYPAIYKMDAYSFTCTGVFTTKMPTDAYRGAGRPEATYAIERIMNELAAELGMDPIELRRRNWIGHDEFPYTTIAGLTYDSGNYEAATERATSLFGYDGLRAEQQRRRERGDAVQLGIGVSTYTEMCGLAPSRILGDLKYGAGGWEHAAVRMLPTGKVEVVTGSSAHGQGHETAWSQITADRLGVPVEDVRVLHGDTLVAPRGMDTYGSRSLVVGGSAVAQACDRVVDKARRFAAHMLEAAEDDLEFSGGRFTVRGTEHPSASIQEVALAAFAAHDLPDGVEPSLDSDAAYEPSDFSYPHGTHLCAVEVDTETGEVRIRSYVAVDDVGTVVNPLIVDGQVHGGLAQGIGQALFEEAVHDAEGNLVTSTMADYLLPSAADLPDFTTDRTVTPSTTNPLGAKGVGEAGTIASTPAVVNAIVDALRPYGVRDVHMPCTPERVWRAIADAKEGGAR; encoded by the coding sequence ATGACCAGCGCTCCGGAGGCCCCGGCCCGGCAGACCGGGCTCGCGCTGCCCCGCAAGGAGGACGCGCACCTGCTGACCGGCCGCACCGAGTGGACCGACAACATCGTGCACAGCGGCACCATGCAGGTGATGTTCCTGCGCAGCCCGATGGCGCACGCCCGGATCACCGGGATCGACGCCTCCCGGGCGGCGGAGATGCCCGGGGTGGCCGCGGTGCTCACCGGCGCGGACTTCGCCGGCGAGCAGGGCTCGCTGCCGTGCGCCTGGCCGGTCACCGACGACATCGTGCTGCCCGAGCACCCGCCGATGGCCGTCGACGAGGTCCGCTACGTCGGCGAGGCGGTGGCCTGCGTGGTCGCCCGGGACGCGGCGAGCGCCGCCGACGCCCTGGAGGAGATCGACGTCGACTACCAGCCGCTCCCGCCGGTGCTGGACATGGAGCGGGCCATCGCCCCCGGCGCCGACCTGGTGCACGCGGACAAGGGCACCAACACCTGCTACGTGTGGCCGCTCGCCTCGGGCGACGTGGACGCCGCGTTCTCCGGGGCGGACGTGGTGGTCACCCGCCGGTACCGGCAGCAGCGGCTGATCCCGGCGGCGATGGAGCCGCGCGCGGTGGTCTGCCGGCCGGAGAACGGCGGGTACACCATGTGGTCGGCCACCCAGATCCCGCACGTCCTGCGGCTGATGCTGGCGATGACCACCGGCATCCCCGAGCAGGACATCCGGGTGGTCGCCCCGGACGTGGGCGGCGGCTTCGGCTCCAAGCTCCAGGTCACCGCCGAGGAGGTGCTGCTGCTCCTGCTGGCGCGGCGGCTCGGCGCCCCGGTGAAGTGGACCGAGACCCGATCCGAGGGGTTCCAGACCACCCACCACGGCCGGGACCAGATCCAGGACGTGTCCATCGCCGCCGACGCCGACGGCAGGATCCGCGGGCTGCGCGTGCAGCTCCTCGCCGACATGGGCGCCTACCTGATGCTGGTCACCCCGGGCGTCCCGATCCTGGGCGCGTTCATGTACCCGGCGATCTACAAGATGGACGCCTACTCGTTCACCTGCACCGGGGTGTTCACCACCAAGATGCCCACCGACGCCTACCGGGGCGCCGGGCGTCCCGAGGCGACCTACGCCATCGAGCGGATCATGAACGAGCTCGCCGCGGAGCTCGGCATGGACCCGATCGAGCTGCGGCGGCGCAACTGGATCGGGCACGACGAGTTCCCGTACACCACGATCGCCGGGCTCACCTACGACTCGGGGAACTACGAGGCGGCCACCGAGCGCGCCACCTCGCTGTTCGGCTACGACGGGCTCCGCGCCGAGCAGCAGCGGCGCCGGGAGCGCGGCGACGCGGTGCAGCTCGGCATCGGGGTGTCCACCTACACCGAGATGTGCGGGCTGGCGCCGTCCCGGATCCTGGGCGACCTGAAGTACGGCGCGGGCGGCTGGGAGCACGCCGCGGTGCGGATGCTGCCCACCGGGAAGGTGGAGGTCGTCACCGGCTCCTCCGCGCACGGCCAGGGGCACGAGACGGCGTGGAGCCAGATCACCGCCGACCGGCTCGGGGTGCCGGTGGAGGACGTGCGGGTGCTGCACGGAGACACCCTGGTCGCCCCGCGCGGCATGGACACCTACGGGTCGCGCTCGCTGGTGGTGGGCGGGTCCGCGGTGGCCCAGGCCTGCGACCGGGTGGTGGACAAGGCGCGCCGGTTCGCCGCGCACATGCTGGAGGCGGCAGAGGACGACCTGGAGTTCTCCGGCGGGCGGTTCACGGTGCGCGGCACCGAGCACCCGTCGGCCAGCATCCAGGAGGTGGCGCTGGCCGCGTTCGCCGCGCACGACCTGCCCGACGGGGTGGAGCCGTCGCTGGACTCCGACGCGGCCTACGAACCGTCCGACTTCTCCTACCCGCACGGCACGCACCTGTGCGCGGTCGAGGTGGACACCGAGACCGGCGAGGTGCGGATCCGCTCGTACGTGGCGGTGGACGACGTGGGCACGGTGGTCAACCCGCTGATCGTGGACGGCCAGGTGCACGGCGGGCTGGCGCAGGGCATCGGCCAGGCGCTGTTCGAGGAGGCGGTGCACGACGCGGAGGGCAACCTGGTCACCTCGACCATGGCCGACTACCTGCTGCCGTCCGCGGCGGACCTGCCGGACTTCACCACCGACCGGACGGTGACGCCGTCCACCACCAACCCGCTCGGCGCCAAGGGGGTCGGCGAGGCGGGCACCATCGCCTCCACCCCGGCCGTGGTCAACGCGATCGTCGACGCGCTGCGCCCCTACGGGGTGCGCGACGTGCACATGCCGTGCACGCCGGAGCGGGTCTGGCGGGCGATCGCCGACGCGAAGGAAGGCGGTGCGCGATGA
- a CDS encoding FAD binding domain-containing protein, with product MIPPRFDYLRPRTVPEAVDALAADEDAKALAGGQSLVPLLRFRLAAPTTVVDLGGVSGLRGVHDEGESLLIGAMTSHYEVIRDPLVQAHCGLLAQAARTVADPAVRHRGTLGGALAHADPAGDLPSVAMALDAEFLLTGPDGERTVPAAEFFVDYLTTAMEPGEVLTGVRFPKYDGWSFHYEKFSRTAQAWAITGVAAAVRPQGGGIAEARIGLTNMGPVPMRARAAEEACRGVPAQAEAVHDAAERADEGTDPPSDLNAQADYRRHLARVLTGRALLAAAT from the coding sequence ATGATCCCGCCCCGTTTCGACTACCTGCGCCCCCGGACGGTGCCGGAGGCCGTGGACGCGCTGGCCGCCGACGAGGACGCCAAGGCGCTCGCCGGCGGGCAGAGCCTGGTCCCGCTGCTGCGGTTCCGGCTGGCCGCCCCCACCACCGTGGTGGACCTGGGCGGGGTGTCCGGGCTGCGCGGCGTGCACGACGAGGGCGAAAGCCTGCTGATCGGCGCGATGACCTCACACTACGAGGTGATCCGGGACCCGCTGGTGCAGGCGCACTGCGGGCTGCTCGCGCAGGCGGCGCGGACCGTCGCCGACCCGGCGGTGCGGCACCGGGGCACGCTCGGCGGCGCCCTGGCCCACGCCGACCCGGCCGGCGACCTGCCCTCCGTGGCGATGGCGCTGGACGCCGAGTTCCTGCTGACCGGCCCGGACGGCGAGCGCACCGTGCCCGCCGCGGAGTTCTTCGTGGACTACCTGACCACCGCGATGGAGCCGGGCGAGGTGCTGACCGGAGTGCGCTTCCCCAAGTACGACGGCTGGTCGTTCCACTACGAGAAGTTCTCCCGGACCGCGCAGGCCTGGGCGATCACCGGGGTGGCGGCGGCGGTGCGGCCGCAGGGCGGCGGGATCGCCGAGGCCCGGATCGGGCTCACCAACATGGGCCCGGTGCCGATGCGGGCGCGCGCCGCCGAGGAGGCCTGCCGGGGCGTCCCCGCCCAGGCCGAGGCGGTGCACGACGCGGCGGAGCGGGCCGACGAGGGCACCGACCCGCCGAGCGACCTGAACGCCCAGGCCGACTACCGCCGGCACCTGGCCCGGGTGCTGACCGGTCGCGCACTGCTGGCGGCCGCGACCTGA
- a CDS encoding SRPBCC family protein — MSIRLEHRFTVPVPVEEAWDVLLDVERVAPCMPGATLESVDGDAFTGKVRVKVGPITVTYRGEARITEKDPRTRTVRIEASGKEARGSGTASGTVLARLAGPEGSTEVTVETDITVTGRVAQFGRGVMADVSERLVSRFADNLAAELAGSGGSEPEPAAAEPAAPPESGAGGAEEERAAAERTRAAARASREADQEALDLLRTAGVPVLKRVLPLLAGAVVAVLVLRRLRRRCRRRSAPRR; from the coding sequence ATGAGCATCCGGCTTGAGCACCGGTTCACCGTTCCGGTCCCCGTGGAGGAGGCCTGGGACGTACTGCTGGACGTGGAGCGGGTCGCCCCGTGCATGCCCGGGGCGACCCTGGAGTCGGTCGACGGCGACGCGTTCACCGGCAAGGTGCGGGTGAAGGTCGGCCCGATCACGGTGACCTACCGCGGCGAGGCGCGGATCACCGAGAAGGACCCGCGGACCCGGACCGTGCGCATCGAGGCCTCCGGCAAGGAGGCGCGAGGCTCGGGGACGGCGAGCGGCACGGTGCTCGCCCGGCTCGCCGGCCCGGAGGGCTCCACCGAGGTGACGGTGGAGACCGACATCACGGTGACCGGCCGGGTCGCCCAGTTCGGCCGGGGCGTGATGGCCGACGTGAGCGAGCGCCTGGTGTCCCGGTTCGCCGACAACCTCGCCGCGGAGCTGGCCGGATCCGGAGGATCGGAGCCGGAGCCGGCCGCGGCGGAACCGGCGGCCCCGCCGGAATCCGGCGCGGGGGGCGCCGAGGAGGAGCGCGCCGCCGCGGAGCGGACCCGGGCCGCGGCCCGCGCCTCCCGGGAGGCCGACCAGGAGGCGCTCGACCTGCTCCGCACCGCCGGGGTCCCGGTGCTCAAGCGCGTCCTGCCGCTGCTGGCCGGGGCCGTCGTCGCGGTTCTGGTGCTGCGCCGGCTGCGCCGGAGGTGCCGCCGGCGGTCCGCGCCCCGCCGCTAG
- a CDS encoding serine/threonine-protein kinase: MAPGSEPTGAPLPPELRPLREEDPRRIGPYRVAGRLGQGGMGTVFGAIDEGGRCIAVKVVSPRHASDPAFRAAFAREVELMGRVGGVCAVAVHGADTQADPPWVATDFVPGPTLGGHVRESGPLEGDMLTAFAAGTAEALAAIHAAGIVHCDVKPGNVILAPDGPRVLDFGIARPVAARPDPSGAVFGSPGWVSPERFRGAPPAPASDVFAWGALVAYAATGRSPFDAADTGERQRRAVEEAPDLTGVPAGLVPMLQAALDKDPALRPDAESIYRGLIDYSVTEDISAVPTTDLAGRLRGLLSGVWSGIDASWHDPRLWAAAAGTAAAGLGAAAAGSAAAGAGAAGAAGAGASGAAGASAASGAAAGAGTGLGSTAAVGGAGKLAAVVTAAIVGTVGVGVGGLFVARSVAGEGAPQAEASPSPTAPPTPEEAVAGIIELFETAESYHAVLENESPPDDPAPRPVELSYVHRSDPDFYQRHSGGTEAVDAIYDVRNDLTLQYGPSFVADFSPGSDGNSIESEEDARAPVLRPFRDLLESMEVREEESTELDGTPATLISGDYQGSEPDPATGEDRFEDRSFSLWISEQGVPLRLEYTRPESPTPWIWTYSAFDGDLDRWNCGAVTGVPSVEEVVLVATSQDISCSEVRPVVEGYLETPEVQEGAGLPADFEGWTCTFQPFAQSTRTSAEVGSCSPEGAGQGERIAMIRMP, from the coding sequence ATGGCTCCGGGCAGCGAACCGACCGGCGCGCCCCTCCCCCCCGAACTGAGGCCGCTGCGCGAGGAGGACCCGCGCCGGATCGGTCCCTACCGGGTGGCCGGTCGGCTCGGACAGGGCGGCATGGGGACCGTCTTCGGCGCCATCGACGAGGGCGGCCGGTGCATCGCGGTGAAGGTGGTCTCGCCCCGGCACGCCTCCGACCCGGCGTTCCGGGCCGCGTTCGCCCGCGAGGTGGAGCTGATGGGCCGGGTGGGCGGCGTGTGCGCCGTCGCGGTGCACGGCGCCGACACCCAGGCCGATCCGCCGTGGGTGGCCACCGACTTCGTCCCCGGGCCGACGCTCGGCGGCCACGTGCGGGAGAGCGGTCCGCTGGAGGGCGACATGCTGACCGCGTTCGCGGCCGGCACCGCCGAGGCGCTCGCCGCGATCCACGCCGCGGGGATCGTGCACTGCGACGTCAAGCCGGGCAACGTGATCCTCGCCCCGGACGGCCCGCGGGTGCTGGACTTCGGCATCGCCCGCCCGGTCGCCGCCCGCCCGGACCCCTCCGGCGCGGTCTTCGGGTCGCCCGGGTGGGTCAGCCCGGAGCGGTTCCGCGGCGCACCGCCCGCCCCGGCCTCGGACGTGTTCGCCTGGGGCGCGCTGGTGGCCTACGCCGCGACCGGGCGCTCCCCGTTCGACGCCGCCGACACCGGGGAGCGGCAGCGCCGCGCCGTCGAGGAGGCCCCCGACCTGACCGGGGTGCCCGCCGGGCTGGTGCCGATGCTCCAGGCCGCGCTGGACAAGGACCCGGCGCTGCGCCCGGACGCGGAGTCCATCTACCGGGGGCTGATCGACTACTCGGTCACCGAGGACATCAGCGCGGTGCCCACCACCGACCTGGCCGGGCGGCTGCGCGGGCTGCTCTCCGGGGTGTGGAGCGGCATCGACGCCTCCTGGCACGACCCCCGGCTGTGGGCGGCCGCCGCGGGCACCGCCGCCGCGGGCCTGGGCGCGGCCGCGGCCGGCTCCGCCGCCGCGGGTGCGGGCGCGGCCGGAGCGGCAGGGGCCGGCGCGTCCGGTGCCGCCGGCGCCTCGGCCGCCTCCGGTGCCGCGGCCGGTGCCGGGACCGGGCTCGGGAGCACCGCCGCGGTGGGCGGCGCGGGCAAGCTCGCCGCCGTGGTCACCGCGGCCATCGTCGGCACCGTCGGGGTCGGCGTGGGCGGCCTGTTCGTGGCCCGCTCCGTCGCCGGCGAGGGCGCACCGCAGGCCGAGGCCTCCCCCAGCCCGACCGCCCCGCCGACCCCGGAGGAGGCGGTGGCCGGGATCATCGAGCTGTTCGAGACGGCCGAGTCGTACCACGCGGTGCTCGAGAACGAGAGCCCGCCCGACGACCCGGCGCCGCGCCCGGTCGAGTTGTCGTACGTGCACCGCTCCGACCCCGACTTCTACCAGCGGCACAGCGGTGGGACGGAGGCGGTGGACGCCATCTATGACGTCCGCAACGACCTGACCCTCCAGTACGGCCCCTCCTTCGTCGCCGACTTCAGCCCCGGTTCGGACGGGAACTCCATCGAATCGGAGGAGGACGCGCGGGCCCCCGTCCTGCGGCCCTTCCGGGACCTCTTGGAGAGCATGGAGGTCCGGGAGGAGGAGAGCACCGAGCTGGACGGCACCCCCGCGACCCTGATCTCCGGTGACTACCAGGGGAGCGAGCCCGACCCGGCGACCGGGGAGGACCGCTTCGAGGACCGGTCCTTCTCACTCTGGATCTCCGAGCAGGGGGTTCCGCTGCGGCTGGAGTACACCAGACCCGAGAGCCCGACCCCCTGGATCTGGACCTACAGCGCCTTCGACGGCGACCTGGACCGGTGGAACTGCGGCGCGGTCACCGGCGTGCCCTCCGTCGAAGAGGTCGTACTCGTCGCGACGTCCCAGGACATCTCCTGCTCTGAGGTCCGGCCCGTCGTCGAGGGATACCTGGAGACGCCCGAAGTACAGGAGGGCGCCGGCCTCCCGGCGGACTTCGAGGGCTGGACGTGTACCTTCCAGCCCTTCGCCCAGTCCACCCGGACGAGCGCGGAGGTCGGCTCCTGCTCACCGGAGGGGGCGGGGCAGGGGGAGCGGATCGCGATGATCCGAATGCCCTGA
- the guaA gene encoding glutamine-hydrolyzing GMP synthase, giving the protein MSLAGAGDSTFDTVLVVDFGAQYAQLIARRVRELHVYSEIVPSTMPVEEMLAKKPKAIILSGGPSSVYAEGAPQAPDGLFGTGVPTFGICYGFQAMVSALGGTVAKTGLSEFGRTEAELGTDSVLFGGLPAAQSVWMSHGDSVTEAPEGFRTVGRTAGAPVAAIEDTGRGLFGVQFHPEVMHTEHGQDVLRRFLYDGAGCRPTWTMVNIVDEQVERIREQVGGKRAICGLSGGVDSAVAGALVQRAIGDQLTCVFVDHGLLRKGEAEQVEKDFVAATGARLKVVDAQERFLSALAGVTDPEEKRKIIGREFIRVFEQAAREVVADGGAVGEEVEFLVQGTLYPDVVESGGGTGTANIKSHHNVGGLPDDLAFTLVEPLRELFKDEVRRVGEELGLPAEMVWRQPFPGPGLGIRIIGEVTRERLDVLREADAIAREELSRAGLDRDIWQCPVVLLADVRSVGVQGDGRTYGHPVVLRPVSSEDAMTADWTRLPYDVLAVISNRITNEVREINRVTLDVTSKPPGTIEWE; this is encoded by the coding sequence GTGTCCCTTGCCGGTGCTGGCGACAGCACGTTCGACACCGTTCTCGTCGTCGATTTCGGCGCGCAGTACGCGCAGCTGATCGCGCGGCGGGTGCGCGAATTGCACGTCTACAGCGAGATCGTCCCCTCGACGATGCCCGTCGAGGAGATGCTCGCCAAGAAGCCGAAGGCGATCATCCTCTCCGGTGGCCCGTCCTCGGTCTACGCCGAAGGGGCCCCGCAGGCCCCGGACGGCCTGTTCGGCACCGGGGTGCCCACCTTCGGCATCTGCTACGGGTTCCAGGCCATGGTCTCCGCGCTCGGCGGGACCGTCGCCAAGACCGGGCTGAGCGAGTTCGGCCGCACCGAGGCCGAGCTGGGTACCGACTCGGTGCTCTTCGGCGGCCTTCCCGCCGCCCAGTCGGTGTGGATGTCGCACGGCGACTCGGTCACCGAGGCGCCGGAGGGCTTCCGCACCGTGGGCCGCACCGCGGGCGCCCCGGTCGCCGCCATCGAGGACACCGGCCGCGGCCTGTTCGGGGTGCAGTTCCACCCCGAGGTGATGCACACCGAGCACGGCCAGGACGTGCTCCGCCGGTTCCTCTACGACGGCGCGGGCTGCCGGCCCACCTGGACCATGGTCAACATCGTGGACGAGCAGGTGGAGCGGATCCGCGAGCAGGTCGGCGGCAAGCGCGCGATCTGCGGGCTCAGCGGCGGCGTGGACTCCGCGGTGGCCGGCGCGCTGGTGCAGCGCGCCATCGGCGACCAGCTGACCTGCGTCTTCGTCGACCACGGGCTGCTCCGCAAGGGCGAGGCCGAGCAGGTGGAGAAGGACTTCGTCGCGGCCACCGGCGCCCGGCTGAAGGTCGTCGACGCCCAGGAGCGCTTCCTGTCCGCGCTGGCCGGGGTCACCGACCCGGAGGAGAAGCGCAAGATCATCGGCCGGGAGTTCATCCGGGTCTTCGAGCAGGCCGCCCGCGAGGTGGTCGCCGACGGCGGCGCCGTCGGCGAAGAGGTCGAGTTCCTGGTGCAGGGCACCCTCTACCCGGACGTGGTGGAGTCCGGAGGCGGCACCGGCACCGCCAACATCAAGTCGCACCACAACGTCGGCGGGCTCCCCGACGACCTCGCCTTCACCCTGGTGGAGCCGCTCCGCGAGCTGTTCAAGGACGAAGTGCGCCGGGTCGGCGAAGAGCTCGGCCTGCCCGCCGAGATGGTCTGGCGCCAGCCGTTCCCCGGCCCCGGCCTGGGCATCCGCATCATCGGAGAGGTCACCCGGGAGCGCCTGGACGTGCTCCGCGAGGCCGACGCCATCGCCCGCGAGGAGCTCTCCCGGGCCGGCCTGGACCGGGACATCTGGCAGTGCCCGGTCGTGCTGCTCGCCGACGTCCGCTCGGTCGGCGTCCAGGGCGACGGCCGCACCTACGGCCACCCCGTGGTGCTCCGCCCGGTCAGCAGCGAGGACGCGATGACCGCGGACTGGACCCGGCTGCCCTACGACGTGCTGGCCGTGATCTCCAACCGGATCACCAACGAGGTCCGCGAGATCAACCGGGTCACCCTGGACGTGACCAGCAAGCCCCCGGGCACCATCGAGTGGGAGTAG
- a CDS encoding PP2C family protein-serine/threonine phosphatase, whose protein sequence is MLAGDLFGSITRTVSDPMLLVAEDGEVLGRNAVMRRLFPGTEVGADLYRLAADGPEQVGETLHRWARSGRPLAGSLALIDRDGRPRRCHCFGARASWARTPGPAVQVRLVPVRDADRTTPARGARERRLRARLEHEHAAALRLQRSLLPERVDTTRLRVAVSYAPTARGSEVGGDWYDVFAVSGTAKTGLVIGDVAGHGLAEAAVMAQLRSVVRACSLEVGARPDRMADRLDGYVEAFLPEEMATMAYAVHDPDAARLCYCIAGHVPPILLRADGRCEPLPGRPDPPLGCALGMRHRRRWKRTAPGDLLVLYTDGVVERRGASIDQGVDALTGLLRSLGDGGETEPSEVCSAVMEWSDEGGRADDRAVLVAEL, encoded by the coding sequence GTGCTAGCCGGAGACCTGTTCGGCTCCATAACCCGCACGGTCAGCGATCCGATGCTGCTGGTCGCCGAGGACGGCGAGGTGCTCGGCCGCAATGCGGTGATGCGCCGGCTCTTCCCGGGCACCGAGGTCGGCGCCGACCTGTACCGGCTCGCCGCCGACGGCCCCGAGCAGGTCGGCGAGACGCTGCACCGGTGGGCCCGGTCCGGCCGGCCGCTGGCCGGTTCGCTCGCCCTGATCGACCGGGACGGCCGCCCCCGGCGCTGCCACTGCTTCGGCGCCCGCGCCTCCTGGGCGCGCACCCCCGGCCCCGCCGTCCAGGTCCGGCTGGTGCCGGTCCGCGACGCCGACCGCACCACCCCGGCCCGCGGCGCCCGGGAGCGCCGGCTCCGCGCCAGGCTGGAGCACGAGCACGCCGCCGCGCTCCGCCTCCAGCGCAGCCTGCTGCCCGAGCGGGTGGACACCACCCGGCTGCGGGTCGCCGTCTCCTACGCGCCCACCGCGCGCGGCTCGGAGGTCGGCGGCGACTGGTACGACGTCTTCGCGGTCTCCGGAACCGCCAAGACCGGGCTGGTGATCGGCGACGTCGCCGGGCACGGCCTGGCCGAGGCCGCGGTCATGGCGCAGCTGCGCAGCGTGGTGCGGGCCTGCTCGCTGGAGGTCGGCGCCCGGCCCGACCGGATGGCCGACCGGCTCGACGGCTACGTCGAGGCGTTCCTCCCCGAGGAGATGGCCACCATGGCCTACGCGGTGCACGACCCGGACGCCGCGCGGCTGTGCTACTGCATCGCCGGGCACGTCCCGCCGATCCTGCTCCGCGCGGACGGCCGGTGCGAGCCGCTGCCCGGCCGCCCCGACCCGCCGCTCGGCTGCGCCCTGGGCATGCGCCACCGCCGCCGCTGGAAGCGGACCGCCCCCGGCGACCTGCTGGTGCTCTACACCGACGGCGTGGTGGAGCGCCGCGGCGCCTCCATCGACCAGGGCGTCGACGCCCTCACCGGCCTGCTGCGCAGCCTGGGCGACGGCGGGGAGACCGAGCCGTCCGAGGTGTGCTCGGCGGTGATGGAGTGGTCCGACGAGGGCGGCCGAGCCGACGACCGCGCGGTCCTCGTCGCCGAGCTCTAG